In a genomic window of Roseiflexus castenholzii DSM 13941:
- a CDS encoding class I SAM-dependent methyltransferase, which translates to MRDQKQRKAEFGDFQTPIRLAREVCSLIARTGFRPASILEPTCGTGSFLKASLETFPDVSRVLGFEINPHHVLQAQYAVAPAFPHASIEVHQSDFFLTSWSEIVKALPEPILVIGNPPWVTNAALSTWGSSNVPMKSNLDNLPGIDALTGKSNFDISEWMLRKNIEWLNGKNGLLAMLCKTTVARKVLLYAWQNGLRIESASLYILDAREYFRASVDACLLVVRSNSTGNSKECQVFPSLHAQQPHSLFGLQDGMLVADVKSYLKRKDLTGTGFRGWRSGIKHDCSNVFELRIECGNLVNGLGEFVDIEPEVLFPLLKSSDLAAHRKPHRWMLVPQRAMSDDPSRLRLDAPKAWNYLTAHAHLLDERKSSIYRNRPRFSVFGVGPYSFAPWKIALSGLYKKLEFVQVPPFLERPVVFDDTCYFFPCQSEEECNLLYELVTSEPAREFWSAFIFWDAKRPITAQLLNSLDLMALARLLGKECDRVRTLAERQIVEYTEGVFQRLLFREETADYESDLVANELDLPAAQHALPADAASLLLRFAQGKASRRG; encoded by the coding sequence ATGCGCGATCAAAAACAACGCAAAGCCGAATTTGGAGATTTTCAAACGCCCATCAGATTAGCCAGGGAAGTATGTTCTCTCATTGCTCGGACCGGTTTTCGTCCCGCTTCGATTCTCGAACCAACATGTGGGACGGGTTCATTTCTCAAAGCATCTCTCGAAACATTCCCAGATGTATCGCGTGTTCTTGGCTTTGAGATCAATCCGCACCACGTGTTGCAAGCGCAGTATGCTGTCGCACCCGCATTTCCTCATGCGTCTATTGAAGTTCATCAGTCTGATTTCTTTCTCACGAGTTGGTCTGAGATTGTTAAAGCGTTGCCTGAGCCCATTCTTGTTATCGGCAATCCACCCTGGGTGACGAATGCAGCGTTGAGCACTTGGGGCAGTAGCAATGTTCCGATGAAATCAAACCTCGACAATCTCCCTGGTATTGATGCGCTCACCGGCAAAAGTAATTTCGACATTTCGGAATGGATGCTTAGAAAGAACATCGAATGGCTTAATGGCAAGAACGGCTTACTTGCAATGCTTTGTAAAACGACAGTAGCACGTAAAGTTCTCTTGTACGCTTGGCAAAACGGGCTGCGGATCGAGTCGGCATCACTTTATATCCTGGATGCGCGGGAATACTTTAGAGCTTCAGTTGACGCTTGCCTTCTGGTAGTTCGCAGCAATTCGACCGGCAACAGCAAAGAATGCCAGGTTTTTCCTTCTCTTCATGCACAACAGCCCCATAGCTTATTCGGTTTGCAGGATGGAATGCTTGTGGCTGATGTCAAATCATACCTGAAACGGAAAGACCTCACAGGGACAGGCTTTAGGGGCTGGCGGTCAGGAATAAAGCATGATTGCAGCAACGTCTTTGAGCTGCGCATTGAGTGTGGGAATCTTGTTAATGGCCTGGGAGAATTCGTTGATATTGAACCCGAAGTGCTCTTTCCTCTGCTCAAAAGTTCTGATCTCGCAGCGCATAGGAAGCCGCATCGGTGGATGCTTGTTCCTCAACGGGCAATGAGTGACGACCCGAGCCGTCTTAGGTTGGACGCTCCCAAGGCCTGGAATTACCTTACTGCCCATGCACATCTTTTGGACGAACGAAAGAGTTCAATATACAGGAACCGTCCGCGCTTCTCAGTCTTTGGAGTTGGACCATATTCATTTGCTCCCTGGAAGATTGCTCTTTCGGGTTTATACAAGAAACTTGAGTTTGTTCAAGTTCCACCGTTTCTGGAACGCCCGGTGGTTTTCGATGACACATGTTATTTTTTCCCATGTCAGTCTGAAGAAGAATGCAACCTATTGTACGAATTGGTCACATCCGAACCTGCCAGAGAGTTCTGGTCTGCATTCATTTTCTGGGATGCAAAGCGGCCAATTACGGCACAACTTCTTAATTCACTTGATCTGATGGCTCTTGCACGCCTTTTGGGTAAGGAATGTGATAGAGTACGGACTCTTGCAGAAAGACAGATTGTAGAATATACGGAAGGGGTCTTCCAGAGACTCCTTTTCAGAGAAGAAACTGCTGACTATGAGAGTGATCTCGTTGCAAACGAATTAGATTTGCCAGCCGCCCAACACGCGCTTCCAGCCGACGCCGCTTCACTGCTCCTTCGCTTCGCTCAGGGCAAGGCCTCGCGGCGCGGTTGA
- a CDS encoding replication-associated recombination protein A codes for MPRNQKTLFDTQREEALSRQAPLAARMRPRALDEFVGQDHIVGEGKLLRRAITNDALFSIILWGPPGSGKTTLARIIADTTHAHFEQLSAVSAGVADLRRVVKEAQDRLGMFQQRTIVFIDEIHRFNKAQQDAILPYVEDGTIILIGATTENPSFEVNPALRSRARVFVLESLTDEQIGVIVDRALTDAERGLGALNVLLAADARGYLINMSNGDARTALNALEAAALAKSPGIGGKRLLTVDDIRDALQSRAVQYDKNGELHYDAISALHKSVRDSDPDAALYWLGRMLDGGEDPLYIARRVVRMAIEDIGMADPHALPLTIAAQQAVHFLGQPEGDLALAQAVVYLAQAPKSNAVYVAYAAALNDVAETRNEPVPLHLRNAPTALMKRLGYARGYKYAHDDDDAQAETRNEPVPLHLRNAPTALMKRLGYARGYKYAHDDDDAQVEQEHFPPNLRGRRYYEPTGRGFEATVRERLAWRDARASHGTAKGVSREERTRSATGQNHTPSDLDPQALAGEEPQIPADDVAETRHVSRSPSRRRSK; via the coding sequence ATGCCCAGGAACCAGAAAACCCTATTCGATACGCAGCGCGAGGAAGCGTTGAGCCGTCAGGCGCCGCTCGCCGCGCGCATGCGCCCGCGCGCGCTCGATGAGTTTGTCGGGCAGGATCACATCGTCGGGGAAGGTAAATTGCTGCGGCGCGCCATCACCAACGATGCGCTCTTCTCGATCATTCTCTGGGGTCCGCCCGGCTCTGGCAAGACGACCCTGGCGCGGATCATTGCCGATACGACGCATGCCCATTTTGAGCAACTTTCTGCGGTGTCCGCTGGAGTCGCCGATCTCCGTCGCGTGGTCAAGGAAGCGCAGGACCGCCTCGGCATGTTCCAGCAGCGCACGATTGTCTTCATTGACGAGATTCATCGTTTCAACAAGGCGCAGCAGGATGCGATCCTGCCCTATGTCGAGGATGGCACGATTATTCTGATCGGCGCGACGACCGAAAACCCGTCGTTCGAGGTCAACCCGGCGCTGCGCTCACGGGCGCGCGTCTTCGTCCTCGAATCACTGACCGATGAGCAGATTGGCGTGATTGTTGATCGAGCGTTGACCGATGCCGAACGCGGGCTTGGCGCCCTCAACGTGCTGCTGGCTGCCGATGCGCGCGGGTATCTGATCAATATGTCGAACGGCGATGCACGCACGGCGCTGAATGCGCTCGAAGCCGCAGCGCTCGCCAAATCGCCAGGCATCGGCGGGAAGCGCCTGCTTACAGTGGACGACATCCGCGATGCGTTGCAGAGCCGCGCGGTACAGTACGACAAGAATGGCGAGCTGCACTACGATGCAATCTCAGCATTGCACAAAAGCGTCCGTGATAGCGATCCCGACGCGGCACTGTACTGGCTTGGGCGTATGCTCGACGGCGGCGAAGACCCGCTGTATATTGCGCGACGGGTGGTGCGCATGGCAATCGAGGATATCGGCATGGCCGATCCGCACGCGCTGCCGCTGACGATCGCTGCTCAACAGGCAGTTCATTTTCTCGGTCAACCCGAAGGCGACCTGGCGCTGGCGCAGGCGGTCGTCTATCTGGCGCAGGCGCCAAAGAGCAACGCAGTCTATGTCGCATACGCCGCAGCGCTCAATGATGTGGCGGAGACGCGCAATGAGCCGGTGCCGCTTCACCTGCGCAACGCGCCTACCGCGTTGATGAAAAGGCTTGGATACGCGCGTGGCTATAAGTATGCGCACGACGATGACGATGCACAGGCGGAGACGCGCAATGAGCCGGTGCCGCTTCACCTGCGCAACGCGCCTACCGCGTTGATGAAAAGGCTTGGATACGCGCGTGGCTATAAGTATGCGCACGACGATGACGATGCACAGGTAGAACAGGAACACTTCCCGCCCAATCTGCGCGGACGGCGTTATTACGAACCGACCGGGCGCGGGTTCGAGGCGACGGTGCGAGAACGCCTTGCCTGGCGCGATGCGCGCGCGTCGCATGGAACTGCGAAAGGGGTCTCTAGAGAAGAACGCACCAGGTCAGCAACAGGTCAGAACCACACCCCTTCCGATCTCGATCCGCAGGCGCTGGCCGGCGAAGAGCCGCAAATCCCGGCGGACGACGTCGCCGAAACGCGACACGTATCCCGCTCGCCATCACGTCGTCGGTCGAAGTGA
- a CDS encoding GlsB/YeaQ/YmgE family stress response membrane protein, with amino-acid sequence MGPISWIIFGALAGWVASLLVGIEERQGCLMNIIIGILGAFVGGLIMDLLGFGGTNFGWDVRSFGVAVLGAIVLLAITGQIRQRRR; translated from the coding sequence ATGGGACCCATTTCCTGGATTATTTTCGGCGCACTGGCCGGATGGGTTGCAAGCCTGCTCGTCGGCATCGAGGAACGCCAGGGATGCCTGATGAATATCATCATCGGCATCCTGGGCGCATTCGTTGGCGGACTGATTATGGATCTGCTGGGATTCGGCGGAACGAATTTCGGATGGGATGTGCGCAGTTTTGGCGTGGCAGTGCTGGGAGCGATCGTTCTGCTCGCCATCACCGGACAGATTCGGCAGCGCCGGCGTTAA
- a CDS encoding histone deacetylase family protein — MIVVASDTHLQHNPPHEFLDGALIPIYETPERVAIIRAALERAAIGPVVEPRAFGIEPVRTVHDDGYLTYLETIYDRWVVAGGAPEAVIPGTLAVRWMSRPHDHPLAAPGYYTFDTCAPIVAGTYAAARAAADVALTGAELLLIGSRCAYALCRPPGHHAGRDLCGGYCFLNNAAIAAAYLVRNAPDATCAILDIDFHHGNGTQQIFYERSDVLFVSIHAAPSYQYPFFLGYADERGAGAGEGYNLNLPLDAGVGDREYLVALDRALDAIAAFAPRFLVLSAGFDTFEGDPVANHGDSFALSMAVYPEIGRRIAALNLPTLVVQEGGYAIDALGDNVVGLLQGLEE, encoded by the coding sequence ATGATCGTTGTTGCGTCCGACACCCATCTTCAGCACAATCCGCCCCACGAGTTCCTCGATGGCGCGCTGATTCCAATCTACGAGACGCCGGAACGTGTGGCGATTATTCGCGCCGCGCTCGAACGTGCTGCCATTGGTCCTGTCGTCGAGCCGCGCGCGTTCGGAATCGAACCGGTGCGCACCGTTCACGATGACGGATATCTGACCTATCTTGAGACGATCTACGACCGCTGGGTTGTTGCAGGCGGTGCGCCGGAAGCGGTCATTCCCGGAACGCTGGCAGTGCGCTGGATGTCGCGACCGCACGATCACCCGCTGGCTGCACCCGGGTATTATACGTTCGATACGTGCGCTCCAATTGTGGCAGGCACTTATGCCGCCGCGCGTGCTGCCGCCGATGTAGCGCTGACCGGCGCCGAGTTGCTCCTGATCGGTTCACGTTGTGCGTATGCGCTCTGTCGCCCGCCGGGACATCATGCCGGGCGTGATCTGTGCGGCGGGTACTGTTTCCTCAACAATGCTGCGATTGCAGCGGCGTATCTGGTGCGCAACGCACCAGACGCGACGTGCGCCATTCTCGACATCGATTTCCACCACGGCAATGGCACACAACAGATCTTTTACGAACGCAGTGATGTGCTGTTTGTCTCGATCCACGCCGCACCGTCGTACCAGTATCCCTTCTTTCTGGGCTACGCCGATGAGCGCGGCGCCGGCGCCGGTGAGGGGTATAATCTGAACCTGCCGCTGGATGCGGGCGTAGGGGACCGTGAGTATCTGGTGGCGCTCGACCGGGCGCTCGATGCGATTGCAGCGTTTGCGCCGCGTTTTCTGGTGCTTTCGGCAGGGTTCGATACGTTCGAAGGCGATCCGGTCGCCAATCATGGCGACAGTTTTGCGCTTAGCATGGCAGTCTACCCTGAGATCGGGCGGCGCATTGCTGCGCTCAATCTGCCGACACTGGTCGTTCAGGAGGGAGGATACGCCATCGACGCACTCGGCGATAATGTCGTCGGGCTGTTACAGGGTCTCGAGGAGTAA
- a CDS encoding thymidine kinase: protein MTRLSSGGRIEVICGCMFSGKTEELIRRLNHVRLARQRLIAFTPRRDTRYRLGSLVSHNGLSVEARVIDSIRDTPAHLNTDIHVVAVDELHLLDDPPDAAREVCQDLADRGLRVIVAGLDQDFRAQPFPAMAQLMAVAEQVDKLYAICVRCGAYATRSQRLIDGKPAPADAPTIVVGGQELYEARCRACYEPAR, encoded by the coding sequence ATGACACGCCTTTCGTCAGGGGGCCGCATCGAAGTGATCTGCGGCTGCATGTTCAGCGGGAAGACCGAAGAACTGATCCGTCGTCTGAACCATGTGCGCCTGGCGCGCCAGCGGTTGATCGCCTTCACTCCGCGCCGCGACACGCGCTACCGGCTCGGCAGCCTCGTCAGCCACAATGGTCTTTCAGTCGAGGCGCGCGTGATCGATTCGATCCGCGATACTCCGGCACATCTCAATACCGATATTCATGTGGTGGCAGTCGACGAACTGCATCTGCTCGACGACCCGCCCGACGCGGCGCGGGAGGTGTGTCAGGACCTGGCAGACCGTGGATTGCGCGTCATTGTCGCCGGGCTGGATCAGGACTTTCGCGCGCAGCCGTTCCCGGCAATGGCACAGTTGATGGCGGTTGCCGAACAGGTTGATAAACTGTATGCGATTTGCGTCCGTTGTGGTGCGTATGCGACCCGCTCGCAGCGCCTGATCGACGGCAAGCCAGCGCCGGCTGATGCGCCGACGATTGTTGTCGGCGGGCAGGAATTGTACGAAGCGCGCTGTCGCGCCTGCTACGAACCGGCGCGCTAG
- a CDS encoding DNA-methyltransferase, protein MIDHNTTGAIYLADNLDILRALPSGSVDLIYIDPPFNTGKHQQRVQLKTERSDDGDRVGFQGQRYKSIILGSRRFSDVFDDYLAFLEPRLVEAHRVLAPSGSFYFHVDYREVHYCKVLLDAIFGRESFLNEIIWAYDYGGRPKNRWPPKHDNILLYVKNLSRYVFNVDEIERIPYMAPGLVGPEKAARGKLPTDCWWHTIVPTNGAEKTGYPTQKPLGILRRIVQASSKPGSLVLDFFAGSGTTGIAALELGRRFILVDNNPEALAVMARRFDGVAGIRWVGFDPAPYQQQTTAPIIP, encoded by the coding sequence ATGATCGACCACAACACCACCGGCGCCATCTATCTGGCGGACAATCTTGATATTCTCCGCGCTCTTCCTTCCGGGTCCGTCGATCTGATCTACATCGACCCCCCCTTCAACACCGGCAAGCATCAGCAGCGCGTCCAACTCAAAACGGAGCGTTCCGACGATGGCGACCGCGTGGGATTCCAGGGACAGCGGTACAAAAGCATCATCCTGGGATCACGACGGTTCAGTGACGTGTTCGACGATTATCTGGCATTCCTGGAGCCGCGCCTGGTCGAAGCGCATCGCGTGTTGGCGCCATCTGGGTCGTTCTACTTTCACGTGGATTACCGGGAGGTCCACTATTGCAAGGTGCTGCTCGACGCCATATTCGGGCGTGAGTCGTTTTTGAACGAGATTATCTGGGCATATGACTATGGCGGACGACCAAAGAACCGCTGGCCCCCCAAGCACGACAATATTCTGCTCTATGTCAAAAACCTCTCCCGCTACGTGTTCAATGTCGATGAAATTGAACGCATCCCCTACATGGCGCCGGGGTTGGTCGGTCCTGAAAAGGCGGCGCGCGGTAAATTGCCAACCGATTGCTGGTGGCACACGATTGTGCCCACCAACGGCGCCGAAAAGACCGGCTACCCGACGCAGAAGCCACTCGGTATTCTGCGCCGGATCGTTCAGGCATCGTCGAAGCCGGGATCGCTGGTGCTCGATTTCTTTGCCGGCAGCGGCACGACAGGGATTGCGGCGCTCGAACTCGGACGGCGCTTCATCCTGGTGGACAACAACCCCGAAGCGCTGGCAGTCATGGCACGCCGCTTCGACGGCGTCGCAGGAATCAGGTGGGTCGGCTTCGATCCTGCACCGTACCAGCAGCAGACAACAGCACCTATTATTCCATGA
- a CDS encoding type I phosphomannose isomerase catalytic subunit, with translation MKTLPPTLLLTIQGAAVSSIDLYPLITQPRLVQPLWGGTFLGDWLGLSQPRPERLGEVWLVYEANPITEGALAGQTLAQVTRDYGAALVGERTIARYGADFPLLAKFIDAADRLSIQVHPDDAYAHTHEAATGFHGKTEAWHILCAASGADVVYGLAHSCDRAELAAAITAGALEPLLRRLPVSAGDTIFVPAGTLHAINAGIILFEIQQKSDLTYRVYDYGRVDAATGKPRELHIEKALDVIDYSPAPRGVVPPLPLEAGRDLLLACRSFALERLAFAGVLERTVDPATFEILTVIEGVVMLRWNGGIRALRRGEAVVLPACLGSYALAPTGEARLLRAYVPDLDALWREFAQRGVDATRITETVVER, from the coding sequence GTGAAAACGCTGCCGCCAACGCTGTTGCTGACCATTCAAGGTGCTGCTGTGTCTTCCATCGATCTGTATCCCCTCATCACGCAACCACGTCTGGTACAACCGCTCTGGGGCGGGACGTTCCTTGGCGATTGGCTGGGACTGTCGCAACCGCGACCTGAACGCCTTGGCGAGGTCTGGCTGGTCTATGAGGCGAACCCGATCACCGAAGGAGCGCTGGCAGGGCAGACGCTTGCACAGGTGACGCGCGACTATGGTGCGGCGCTGGTTGGTGAGCGCACGATTGCGCGGTATGGCGCCGATTTCCCACTGCTCGCCAAGTTTATCGACGCGGCGGATCGTCTGTCGATCCAGGTGCACCCTGATGACGCCTATGCGCACACGCATGAGGCTGCCACCGGGTTCCACGGCAAAACCGAGGCGTGGCACATCCTGTGTGCTGCATCAGGCGCCGATGTGGTGTATGGTCTGGCGCACTCCTGCGACCGCGCTGAACTTGCCGCCGCAATTACCGCCGGTGCGCTTGAACCATTGCTGCGGCGGTTGCCGGTGTCCGCCGGTGATACGATATTTGTTCCGGCAGGGACGCTTCACGCAATCAATGCCGGGATTATACTGTTCGAGATTCAACAGAAATCAGATCTGACCTACCGCGTCTACGATTATGGACGAGTCGATGCCGCAACCGGCAAGCCGCGCGAGTTGCACATCGAGAAGGCGCTCGATGTGATCGACTATTCACCCGCGCCGCGAGGTGTCGTGCCGCCATTGCCGCTGGAGGCAGGGCGCGATTTGCTGTTGGCGTGCAGGTCCTTCGCGCTCGAACGTCTGGCGTTCGCCGGAGTTCTTGAGCGCACGGTCGATCCGGCGACATTCGAGATCCTGACCGTGATCGAGGGTGTGGTAATGTTGCGCTGGAATGGTGGAATTCGTGCGTTGCGGCGTGGTGAGGCGGTTGTTCTGCCAGCCTGTCTCGGTTCGTATGCGCTCGCACCAACAGGGGAAGCACGGCTTCTTCGGGCATACGTGCCGGACCTTGATGCGCTGTGGCGCGAATTCGCACAACGCGGCGTGGACGCGACACGCATAACAGAGACGGTCGTTGAACGTTGA
- a CDS encoding stage II sporulation protein M, which translates to MVTGHWYQFSTAMLVEDFINRKKSSWERLSVIVERSRRGGLTSLEDEEITELGRLYRSATSDLAVARRDFPGHRVVDYLNGLVARAHAEVYQRRADRSSGLARYFAADLPRTFRETWLYTLASLLMFLIPALIGFFITLNDPPAGSLLVPGIDSVISDIRAGREWWKSINDEGRSASAALIATNNIRVAILAFAGGVLLGAPTLFVLAQNGLLLGVVAGAAQAYGFSGNLWGFVAAHGVIELSVIIIAGGAGLQLGWAVARPGLISRRAALMLAARRAVRLLLGCALLLIIAGAIEGFISPSDLSLALKCAVALLSGTALYTYLLLAGRERKRKS; encoded by the coding sequence ATGGTCACAGGTCATTGGTATCAGTTCTCAACGGCTATGCTGGTCGAAGATTTCATCAACCGCAAGAAATCATCCTGGGAACGCCTGAGCGTGATTGTGGAACGTTCGCGGCGCGGCGGACTGACGTCGCTGGAAGATGAGGAAATCACCGAACTGGGGCGATTGTACCGCAGCGCGACCTCAGATCTGGCAGTCGCGCGGCGTGATTTTCCCGGTCACCGGGTTGTCGATTATCTCAATGGACTGGTGGCGCGCGCGCACGCAGAAGTGTACCAGCGCCGCGCAGATCGTAGCAGTGGTCTGGCGCGCTATTTCGCCGCCGATCTGCCGCGCACCTTCCGCGAGACGTGGCTTTACACGCTGGCGTCGCTGCTCATGTTCCTGATCCCGGCGCTGATCGGCTTCTTCATTACCCTGAACGATCCACCTGCCGGTTCTCTGTTGGTTCCAGGGATCGACAGCGTTATCAGCGATATTCGCGCCGGTCGTGAATGGTGGAAATCGATCAACGACGAGGGACGGTCGGCATCGGCGGCGTTGATTGCCACAAACAATATCCGAGTGGCTATTCTGGCATTTGCCGGCGGCGTGCTTCTCGGTGCGCCGACACTATTCGTCCTTGCGCAGAACGGGTTGTTGCTCGGCGTCGTGGCGGGCGCAGCGCAGGCATATGGATTCAGCGGCAACCTGTGGGGCTTTGTGGCGGCGCACGGCGTTATCGAACTGAGCGTCATCATTATTGCTGGAGGAGCAGGTTTGCAACTCGGTTGGGCAGTGGCGCGTCCAGGGCTGATCAGCCGACGCGCCGCGCTGATGCTGGCGGCTCGTCGGGCGGTTCGCCTGCTTCTTGGTTGCGCGCTGCTATTGATCATCGCGGGAGCGATCGAGGGATTCATCTCGCCGTCGGATCTGTCTCTGGCGCTCAAATGTGCAGTCGCTCTTCTCAGTGGAACTGCGTTGTACACCTATCTCCTGCTGGCAGGGCGGGAGCGTAAGCGAAAAAGTTGA
- a CDS encoding STAS domain-containing protein yields the protein MAQTLVQLGVSLEGIRTAGTLQTGVRLAMMGETGRRKPGASTGTARND from the coding sequence GTGGCGCAGACGCTGGTGCAACTGGGGGTGAGCCTGGAAGGCATCCGCACCGCCGGCACGTTGCAGACCGGCGTGCGCCTGGCGATGATGGGGGAAACAGGCAGGCGGAAACCTGGCGCATCCACCGGAACGGCTCGCAACGATTGA
- a CDS encoding PAS domain S-box protein yields MTMTPDTTPDLEAENAALRQRVRELEAQLAARTGMASASSVINHKTCEEAHGFRVLVETAPQAISIVRLDGVVTYANPAFSALTGYDRLDGKHMTMLYFEHDLPLLEAIVRHIQNDGVWRGSGRLRHRNGHAIPVRINAFVIRNDAGHPVAMTGMFEDLTAEVQREERLRLFEALVENAPDAIGVADFAGAILYANAAYKALTGYGDDLIGMNGFDYIHNEDRHAVQVTLARLAEGKAAFLEVRIRRKDGGIVPVAATMYAQMSPNDRLRIIGFLRDISAQKRAEEERFALQQQVIDAQRAAIRELSTPLIPISETAVIMPLVGAIDSARAQQIVDSLLEGVAAHRAEMAIVDITGVQVVDTQVANALVRAAQAVRLLGAQVVLTGTSRRWRRRWCNWG; encoded by the coding sequence ATGACTATGACACCTGACACCACCCCCGATCTCGAAGCCGAGAACGCCGCGCTGCGCCAGCGTGTCCGCGAATTGGAAGCGCAACTCGCTGCTCGCACCGGTATGGCTTCCGCATCATCCGTGATCAATCACAAAACTTGTGAGGAGGCGCATGGGTTTCGTGTGCTTGTCGAAACCGCGCCACAGGCTATCAGCATCGTCCGACTCGATGGCGTCGTCACCTATGCCAATCCTGCATTCTCGGCGCTGACCGGCTACGACAGGCTGGATGGCAAACATATGACGATGCTCTACTTTGAGCATGATTTGCCTTTGCTGGAGGCAATTGTCAGGCACATTCAGAACGATGGCGTCTGGCGCGGGAGCGGACGCCTGCGCCATCGCAACGGCCACGCCATCCCGGTGCGGATCAACGCCTTCGTCATTCGCAACGACGCCGGTCATCCTGTCGCCATGACCGGTATGTTCGAGGACCTGACCGCCGAAGTGCAGCGCGAGGAGCGCCTGCGCCTCTTCGAGGCGCTCGTCGAGAACGCCCCCGACGCCATCGGCGTCGCCGATTTCGCCGGCGCCATTCTCTACGCCAATGCCGCCTACAAGGCGTTGACCGGCTACGGCGACGACCTGATCGGCATGAATGGCTTCGATTACATTCACAACGAGGATCGTCACGCGGTGCAGGTCACTCTGGCGCGCCTGGCGGAAGGCAAAGCCGCGTTCCTCGAAGTGCGCATCCGCCGCAAGGACGGCGGCATCGTGCCGGTGGCCGCAACCATGTACGCTCAGATGTCACCCAATGACAGACTTCGGATAATTGGCTTTCTGCGCGACATCAGCGCACAGAAGCGCGCCGAGGAGGAGCGCTTCGCCTTGCAGCAGCAGGTGATCGACGCGCAGCGCGCCGCCATCCGCGAACTCTCGACGCCGCTCATCCCGATCAGCGAGACGGCGGTGATTATGCCGCTGGTCGGCGCCATCGACAGCGCGCGAGCGCAGCAGATCGTGGATTCGCTGCTCGAGGGGGTGGCCGCGCATCGCGCCGAGATGGCGATTGTGGACATCACCGGGGTGCAGGTGGTCGATACGCAGGTGGCCAACGCCCTGGTGCGCGCGGCGCAGGCGGTGCGGCTGCTGGGCGCGCAGGTGGTGCTGACCGGCACAAGCCGCAGGTGGCGCAGACGCTGGTGCAACTGGGGGTGA